ATCTTGATAGTTTATTTATCATTATTTCTGTGTGTGAGTTTAGTTTTTCTTTTAGATTTTTATATTCTTCTTTGCTTAGCCTTACATTTTTGAATTCTCCATAAAAGATGGGGGTGGACTTTTTATCTTTTTATATCTCTCCCTCTCTCTCTTTATCTATCTCTATATCTTTCTCTATCTCTATCTCTTGTCGGACATGTGTTGGACTCATTAAGGACAATGTCCTCTGTTTATTTTGTCTGTATCTTCTTTTTTTCTCTGCCCATGCTGTTTCTGATCCGATTAAGTTTGGTATTTCTGTTAAATAGTATTCATCATTTTCTGTTACAACTTCTAGTAAGCCTTGATTGATTAAATAATTAACTGTAACCATTACATCATCGTCTGTTTCATCTATGGTTAGTGCTAACTCTTTTATAAAATCACTTTCTACTCCATCATAATAGAGTTTGCCCTCATCTTTTAGACTTAGTAATAAAAGTTTTAGATAGATTATCGTGTAGGTATCTCCTCCCGATATTCTTCTTAATCTTTTTATCCTTTTGTCTGTGAAAAATTCTTCTTTTAATTTTATCCAATAATATCTTTTGTTTATTGCCATTCTAATCCTCCTTGCAATAAAAAAAGAAGCAGATTTTTTCTCTACTTCTCCTTAAAATTTATTTTTCATTATTCACAAATTTTTTTATAATTTTCTAGCTAAAAATACTAGATGATCTTCCTCGTCCAGATGGTATTCGCATTTAAATCCTATCTTATTCAATGTTTCTGTGAGATATTCGGGAGAATAAACTTCAAAATCTAGCATATCCGCCCATTTTTTTATATTTTTATGTTCTCTATATGCTCCTTCGTTGCATATTAGAAACTGACCGTCCTTAATTAGTACACGATGAATTTCCCTAAAAGATACTTCTATATTCTTCCAAAAATAAATGGTTTCAAAGGCAGTTACTATATCTATGGATTCATCTTCAAAAGGTAACTTAGCCACGTCTGCTTCAATAATTTTACACCTGCCATCTCTTATAGCTTCGCTATTTACTGAACTTGCTATATCTACACTTGTTTTAGAGTAGTCCATTCCATATACTTTTTTAGCCTTTGTTAAGAAGTATTGAACATTACGTCCACCACCACATCCTAGATCTAAAACTACATCCGAGGTTTTAATATGCAGAAAGGATCTGCCCCATTTCGCCAATTTTTCGTGGCCAACGTTCATTCCTTTCACCATGAAACGACCACCGAAATTATTTTTAGGATTTTTTACATTTTCAAAAAATTTTTTTAACATTTTCATCTCCTGTTGATAACAATTATCAGTGTCATTTTATCATAAATTTTACATTTATTCAATTTTATATCCTATCTACATTGATGTATTCAAGAATTTCGATAATCGAAATTCTTGATTTCCGATTTTCGGAATTCTGGACTTCTGCTTTTCAAAAGTCTTGTTATTTTGGGTATCTAAGGGTGTAACTTTTCGTTACTCCCTTAGATTTCTCTGGTCATATCTTTTTTGTTTGGTTTTACTTTTTCTTTTACTTTTCTTTTTACTTTTTCTTTTGTCTTATCCTTGTTCTTGGATAGGTCTTTGTATTTCTTTATTTGTTTTAGGATACTGTCTTTTTCTTTTTTATTTTCTTTGGCTATGACTTGTTTAAAGGCATATTCCATTACTTTTATGTCTTTGGCTTGGAAGAATATTTCATAGTTTTTAGTTTCTTTGTTTTTCATTACTGAAAAACTTACTCCAAGTTTGTTAAGTTCTTTTTTTAAGTCTTTTAGATTGCTTTGATCTATGCTTATATTTTCTAGTTGTCCTTTCTTGTAGAGGTCTTTTATTTTCATTTCATCGCCTATAAGACTTTTTAGGTTTCCGTTTGCTTTTTCTAAAGTATCATTCATCTTTTTTCTTATTTCTTTTTCTAAGTGGATTGATTCTTTTGCTGCCTTTATTGTGTATGTTATTATGGTTTGTGCTGCTTGACCTGCTTCTTTGCTTATTTCTTCGTTTATCATGTTTTATCTCCTTTGTTTAAATTAAAAAAAAGGAAGTATAGGCTTTAATTTTTCTATACTTCCCTTTGATTGTTTTTATTTTATTGTTCTTGGTGGTGGAATGCTTTATTTTGATGTTTTTATAGATTTCTTAGGTATTTGTACCTTTTATACTTTTAAATAGCTTACAATACCATTCCACCTTTAGCAGTTTATGTGTGTTCTTTTGTCTGATAGATAGTTTTTCATGTTGGAATATATAATCTGTATTTCTTCATTGTTCATCGCTTTTATTTCTTCTGTGCTTTTATATGTTTTGTATGTTCCATCTTGATCTGCTTTTATTAGTTCATCTATTAGCTCTTGTCTTTTATTCATCTCTATTACCTCCTAGATCTGACTTTAGTTGTTTGGTCATATTATAGCTTGGATAAGATATTTTTACCAGGTCTTATCTTTCTTGATTTTTGTAATAGTCTTTAGTCATTTGTCTTTTTTTATTAAACTTATCACTATCTTGCTTATACTCTTTTATTTTTTCTATGATACTTTCTTTTTCTTTTTTATTTACCTTGGCTATGGCTTATTTAAAATCATATTCCATTTGCTTTTTCTAAATATTATTCACCTTTTTTCTTATTTCTTTTTCAAGATTTATAGATTCCTTTGCTGCCTTTATTGTGTATGACATTATGGTTTTCCGAGAATAAAAAAGGGGGACTTCTACACTTTGGCGTAAAAAGTCATCCAAAAATAACAATCAAATTAACTCTTATTGTTATTGAATTATTTAATTTTTGTGTTAAAATTTACTTTCAAAAACTTTTATTATCAAAAAACATCGTCATCTCCCATTAAATACTCATTTATTTAGTCAAACATCAAAATAGATGTATTTACTTAAAACTCCATTTATTTGCTCGCTCTCTTATTGAAATGAATGATTTATATATCCCATCTTGAGTTATAAGCTCATTATGCGTTCCTTCTTGTGCTATTTCCCCTTTATCTAAAACTATGATGTTATCTGCTTTCCTAACAGTTTCTAACCTGTGTGCAATCATAATAACTGTTTTATTCTGTACTAAATTATCGATGGCTTGCAAAATATGGTGTTCATTTTCTACATCTAAAGCACTGGTAAATTCATCTAAAATCACAACGGGAGCATCTTTGAGTATTGCTCTAGCTATCGCTATTCTTTGTTTTTCTCCACCGGATAAAGTGCTACCCGCTTCGCCAATTTTAGTTTCGTATCCTTTTTGCAAGCTTTTTATAAAGTCATGACAGCGCGCTTTTTTTGCAGCGGATATAATATCATCATCACTGGCATTTGGCTTTGCCAAACGAATATTATTCATAATTGTATCTTCAAACAAATACACATTTTGAAATACCATACTTATATTTTTCATCAATTCTTCGGTGGAGATATTTGTTATTTTTGCTCCACCAATCAGAATTTCTCCTTCGCTTACATCATAAAATCTCGGTATAAGCTTGCAAAACGTTGTTTTTCCTGAACCTGAAGGTCCGATAATCGCTGTAAGTGTGTTCGGTTTAAGAGCTACTGATATTCCCTTTAAAACTTCTCCTTTTCCGTAAGAAAAACTTACATTTTTAAATTCTATTTCATTGGATTTTATATTTTGAATAGGTGATAATACCTTTATTTCTTCAGCATTTTCCATACTGCTTATATCCTTTAGTGAACTATCTAAAAGCCCAATCATAGAAAGAATAGAACCGGCTTGA
This window of the Anaerococcus mediterraneensis genome carries:
- a CDS encoding class I SAM-dependent methyltransferase — its product is MLKKFFENVKNPKNNFGGRFMVKGMNVGHEKLAKWGRSFLHIKTSDVVLDLGCGGGRNVQYFLTKAKKVYGMDYSKTSVDIASSVNSEAIRDGRCKIIEADVAKLPFEDESIDIVTAFETIYFWKNIEVSFREIHRVLIKDGQFLICNEGAYREHKNIKKWADMLDFEVYSPEYLTETLNKIGFKCEYHLDEEDHLVFLARKL
- a CDS encoding PcfB family protein — translated: MINEEISKEAGQAAQTIITYTIKAAKESIHLEKEIRKKMNDTLEKANGNLKSLIGDEMKIKDLYKKGQLENISIDQSNLKDLKKELNKLGVSFSVMKNKETKNYEIFFQAKDIKVMEYAFKQVIAKENKKEKDSILKQIKKYKDLSKNKDKTKEKVKRKVKEKVKPNKKDMTREI